The Candidatus Cloacimonas sp. genome includes a region encoding these proteins:
- the rplK gene encoding 50S ribosomal protein L11 encodes MPKPKDTTAILKLQLPAGKATPAPPVGPALGQVGVNIPEFCRQFNERTADQPGMVFPVIIYVAKNKSFTFEIKTPPAAILIKKEAGLATGSATPNKVKVGKLNSEQLRNIAQMKIQDMNCYSLESAMSMIAGTARSMGVTIED; translated from the coding sequence ATGCCAAAACCAAAAGATACAACAGCAATATTAAAGTTACAGCTACCGGCTGGAAAAGCTACTCCGGCACCTCCTGTAGGTCCTGCTTTGGGACAAGTAGGTGTAAATATTCCGGAATTTTGTCGTCAATTTAATGAAAGAACGGCTGATCAACCTGGAATGGTGTTTCCGGTAATTATCTATGTAGCAAAAAATAAATCGTTTACTTTTGAGATAAAGACCCCTCCAGCTGCGATTTTGATTAAGAAAGAAGCTGGCCTTGCTACCGGTAGTGCAACCCCCAATAAGGTTAAAGTGGGTAAACTTAATAGTGAGCAGCTTAGAAATATTGCTCAAATGAAAATTCAAGATATGAATTGTTATTCCCTTGAATCTGCTATGAGTATGATCGCTGGAACTGCACGAAGTATGGGTGTCACGATTGAGGACTGA